A part of Chitinimonas koreensis genomic DNA contains:
- the hemN gene encoding oxygen-independent coproporphyrinogen III oxidase — MQIPFNDDPTALEFDPELVRRHDGPGPRYTSYPTADRFVEEFDEARYRCAVDARRMAGAGRPLSLYVHLPFCGTACYYCACNKIVTEDRGQADAYLDALEQEIVMQARLFGREAPVTQLHLGGGTPTFLTDAQLERLMRMLTVAFSIAPDAERSVEIDPRQLGEHTLALLAGHGFKRMSIGVQDLDPAVQAAINRVQPAGQTAAVLDAGRALGYRSINLDLIYGLPLQTPDSLAVTLEQVKAWRPARIALYSYAHLPERFKPQRRIDATAMPSAETKLAMLRLAVETLLAAGYLYIGMDHFALPDDELAVALRQGRLHRNFQGYSTQAECDLVGLGVSAIGKVGGVYAQNHRVLDDYYDAVGQGRLPIARGLALGADDLLRRAVIQALLCQSELVIEPFETSWMIDFRSYFVAEWPQLEALAQDGLVALGPDRIRVTARGRLLARVVAMCFDRYLRETRMAARYSRVI, encoded by the coding sequence ATGCAGATCCCGTTCAACGACGACCCCACCGCGCTCGAATTCGACCCGGAACTGGTCCGTCGCCACGATGGGCCGGGACCGCGCTACACCTCGTATCCGACCGCCGACCGCTTCGTCGAGGAATTCGACGAAGCGCGCTACCGCTGTGCGGTCGACGCGCGGCGCATGGCCGGCGCCGGCCGGCCGCTGTCGCTCTACGTCCACCTGCCGTTCTGCGGCACCGCCTGCTATTACTGCGCCTGCAACAAGATCGTCACCGAGGACCGCGGCCAGGCCGACGCCTACCTCGACGCGCTCGAGCAGGAGATCGTCATGCAGGCCAGGCTGTTCGGCCGCGAGGCGCCGGTGACCCAGCTGCACCTCGGCGGCGGTACGCCGACCTTCCTCACCGACGCCCAGCTCGAGCGGCTGATGCGCATGCTGACCGTGGCCTTCTCGATCGCGCCCGATGCCGAGCGCTCGGTCGAGATCGATCCGCGCCAGCTCGGCGAGCACACGCTGGCACTGCTGGCCGGCCACGGTTTCAAGCGCATGAGCATCGGCGTGCAGGATCTCGACCCGGCCGTGCAGGCCGCCATCAACCGGGTGCAGCCGGCCGGCCAGACCGCCGCCGTGCTCGATGCCGGCCGCGCGCTCGGCTACCGCTCGATCAATCTCGACCTGATCTACGGCCTGCCGTTGCAGACGCCGGACAGCCTCGCCGTCACGCTGGAACAAGTAAAAGCCTGGCGGCCGGCACGCATCGCGCTGTACAGCTACGCCCATCTGCCCGAGCGCTTCAAGCCGCAGCGCCGCATCGACGCCACGGCCATGCCCTCGGCCGAGACCAAGCTCGCCATGCTGCGGCTGGCGGTCGAGACGCTGTTGGCGGCCGGCTATCTCTACATCGGCATGGACCATTTCGCGCTGCCCGACGACGAGCTGGCGGTCGCGCTGCGGCAGGGGCGGCTACACCGCAACTTCCAGGGCTATTCGACCCAGGCCGAGTGCGACCTGGTCGGGCTCGGCGTGTCGGCCATCGGCAAGGTCGGCGGCGTCTATGCCCAGAACCATCGCGTGCTGGACGACTACTACGATGCGGTCGGCCAGGGCCGGCTGCCGATCGCGCGCGGGCTGGCGCTCGGCGCCGACGACCTGCTGCGGCGCGCGGTGATCCAGGCGCTGCTGTGCCAGTCCGAGCTGGTGATCGAGCCGTTCGAGACCAGCTGGATGATCGACTTCCGCAGCTACTTCGTCGCCGAGTGGCCGCAGCTCGAAGCGCTGGCGCAGGACGGCCTGGTGGCGCTGGGGCCCGACCGCATCCGCGTGACCGCGCGCGGCCGCCTGCTGGCGCGGGTGGTGGCGATGTGCTTCGACCGCTACCTGCGCGAGACGCGGATGGCGGCGCGCTATTCGCGTGTGATCTGA
- the fnr gene encoding fumarate/nitrate reduction transcriptional regulator Fnr, giving the protein MTTLFPAHELKNICAGCSLRELCLPIGLEHDELSQLDQIIKQRIPVKRGEALFRTDDPFRSLYAVRTGFFKTVVLSEDGREQVTGFHMSGELIGLDALGGERHACTAIALEDCEVCELPFEQLESLSKDIPALTRHFYKLMSREIVRDQGVMLLLGNMRAEERLAAFLLNLSQRLGARGFSSSGFHLRMTREEIGSFLGMKLETVSRTFSKFQTDGLIAVQGKQITLRDLPALKQLLSGCARN; this is encoded by the coding sequence ATGACCACCCTGTTCCCCGCCCACGAACTCAAGAACATCTGCGCCGGCTGCAGCCTGCGCGAGCTCTGCCTGCCGATCGGCCTCGAGCACGACGAGCTGTCGCAGCTCGACCAGATCATCAAGCAGCGCATCCCGGTCAAGCGCGGCGAGGCGCTGTTCCGCACCGACGATCCGTTCCGCTCGCTCTACGCGGTGCGCACCGGTTTCTTCAAGACCGTGGTGCTGTCGGAGGACGGCCGCGAGCAGGTCACCGGCTTCCACATGTCGGGCGAGCTGATCGGGCTCGACGCGCTCGGCGGCGAGCGCCATGCCTGCACCGCGATCGCGCTGGAGGACTGCGAGGTGTGCGAGCTGCCGTTCGAGCAGCTCGAATCGCTGTCCAAGGACATCCCGGCGCTGACGCGGCATTTCTACAAGCTGATGAGCCGCGAGATCGTGCGCGACCAGGGCGTGATGCTGCTGCTGGGCAATATGCGCGCCGAGGAACGGCTGGCCGCCTTCCTGCTCAACCTGTCGCAGCGGCTCGGCGCGCGCGGCTTCTCGTCCAGCGGCTTCCACCTGCGCATGACGCGCGAGGAGATCGGCAGCTTCCTCGGCATGAAGCTCGAAACCGTCAGCCGCACCTTCTCCAAGTTCCAGACCGACGGCCTGATCGCCGTGCAGGGCAAGCAGATCACCCTGCGCGACCTGCCGGCGCTCAAGCAGCTGCTGTCGGGCTGCGCCCGCAACTGA
- a CDS encoding LysR family transcriptional regulator has product MRLSLDALVVLDAIDRKGSFAAAAAELHRVPSAITYTIQKLEQDLDVLIFDRSGHRARLTPAGQELLREGRPLLDAAAALEARVKRVATGWEPELRIAVGDLVDFGALLGSVAAFDGIGGETRLRFSHEAFGGAWDALYTGRADLAIGAPDDAPPGGGFKSQPLGEVEFVLAAAPHHPLAREPQPVPIQAVRTHRAVSVADSSRTLPPRTSGLLTGQPTLTVSTQADKLAAQLAGLGVGFLPRRIAQPHIDAGRLVALQCEEAKQVAKLHVAWPTKARGNALRWFLDHLAQPAVSRLLCEGGGPACS; this is encoded by the coding sequence ATGCGTCTATCCCTGGATGCGCTGGTCGTACTCGACGCCATCGATCGCAAGGGCAGCTTCGCCGCTGCGGCGGCCGAGCTGCACCGCGTGCCGTCCGCGATCACCTACACGATCCAGAAGCTCGAGCAGGACCTCGACGTGCTGATCTTCGACCGCAGCGGCCACCGTGCGCGGCTGACGCCGGCCGGCCAGGAACTGTTGCGCGAAGGCCGCCCGCTGCTCGACGCCGCCGCCGCGCTCGAGGCGCGCGTCAAGCGCGTCGCCACCGGCTGGGAGCCCGAGCTGCGCATCGCGGTCGGCGACCTGGTCGATTTCGGCGCCCTGCTCGGCTCGGTCGCGGCCTTCGACGGCATCGGCGGCGAGACCCGGCTGCGCTTCTCGCACGAGGCCTTCGGCGGCGCCTGGGATGCGCTCTACACCGGCCGTGCCGACCTCGCCATCGGCGCACCCGACGATGCGCCGCCCGGCGGCGGCTTCAAGAGCCAGCCGCTGGGCGAGGTCGAATTCGTGCTGGCCGCCGCGCCGCACCATCCGCTGGCGCGCGAGCCGCAGCCGGTGCCGATCCAGGCGGTCCGCACGCACCGCGCGGTCAGCGTGGCCGACAGCTCGCGCACGCTGCCGCCGCGCACCTCGGGCCTGCTGACCGGCCAGCCGACGCTGACGGTATCGACCCAGGCCGACAAGCTGGCCGCCCAGCTGGCCGGCCTCGGCGTGGGCTTCCTGCCGCGCCGCATCGCCCAGCCGCATATCGATGCCGGCCGCCTGGTCGCGCTGCAGTGCGAGGAAGCCAAGCAGGTCGCCAAGCTGCATGTCGCCTGGCCGACCAAGGCGCGCGGCAATGCGCTGCGCTGGTTCCTCGACCACCTGGCCCAGCCGGCCGTGAGCCGCCTGCTGTGCGAGGGCGGCGGACCGGCGTGCAGCTGA
- a CDS encoding phasin family protein, translating into MFATSDFAALGQAQLEKSIRLSNIALSGVERLVTLQLDVARELLSENTATAKALTEVKDVQGLLSLQQQLSQPVVDKALAVAKNVYEAASSTQAELGAFVEEQVIEFNKGLVTTLDKAVKQAPAGSEIVVSAVKTAVATAASAYDTVAKTAKKVTSDFAEASVAAAETSAKAAAGVAKTSARKASPAAAV; encoded by the coding sequence ATGTTCGCAACCTCCGATTTCGCCGCCCTCGGCCAAGCACAACTCGAAAAATCCATCCGTCTGTCCAATATCGCCCTGTCCGGTGTCGAGCGCCTCGTCACCCTGCAGCTCGACGTCGCCCGCGAACTGCTGAGCGAAAACACCGCCACCGCCAAGGCCCTGACCGAAGTCAAGGACGTGCAAGGCCTGCTGTCGCTGCAGCAGCAGCTGTCGCAGCCGGTGGTCGACAAGGCCCTGGCCGTCGCCAAGAACGTCTACGAAGCGGCCAGCAGCACCCAGGCCGAACTCGGCGCCTTCGTCGAAGAACAGGTCATCGAATTCAACAAGGGCTTGGTCACCACGCTGGACAAGGCCGTGAAGCAGGCTCCGGCCGGCTCCGAGATCGTCGTCTCGGCCGTCAAGACCGCCGTCGCCACCGCCGCTTCGGCCTACGACACGGTCGCCAAGACCGCCAAGAAGGTCACCAGCGACTTCGCCGAAGCCAGCGTCGCCGCCGCCGAAACCTCGGCCAAGGCCGCTGCCGGCGTTGCCAAGACCTCGGCTCGCAAGGCTTCGCCCGCTGCCGCGGTCTGA
- a CDS encoding HDOD domain-containing protein: MDETLYTLVRQAGDSWLAHAEDGHPVLLLRDPGLPDDFPLHPGGHAVLAPLEGRAEIDGERWLAYGWGAGASLAERLAAGALPRLQAARLALRLLDGLAHARLVGWRIGLIAAERVLLGADGQPLLAARLPDDAVGEDPVRGIGELLYQMLTARLPLANERGEVALPSAFADGLDPRLEGIVLGALGEAGFPRYGHPLDLRAALADYLAEMEALSTAAQQDDSPAGLLLGRMGKTDDFPALSRAVGAISRVAAADSEKLQALATVILRDFSLTNKVLRLANSASYGQFGGTISTISRAVMVLGFDTIKALTLTLVLIERLSDHALADELKDEVARAFFASVIARQLAERTGYRDLEEARVAGMFHRLGRLLALYYFHDESREIARLIEAGETEERAIRSQLGASYEELGMAVARSWHLPDKLVGSMALEDAKPRSPRHDGDWLRLYANAGSALMRAMLAEDEGQRFASFLRVRDGHAVAMRLTERDLRLAVDEAARETLREAAIFGLETQSEGTLARLRKLGGLPRGGMAAAESGLEEPAPAEEEAAPAVDRPEVVEVLASCVQDVTETLVGDFRLNDLLRMILETLYRSLGVRRVLLATRSVQRNAVVGRFGFGDDIESFLERFQLPLDDSGDLFRTALSRNRDELVDDIDHPAVRERIPAWFRQLGAGRSFLLLPVVIDRKVVGLFYADQDAPGSLRLGPKELGLCKALRNQAVLAIRHKTPPVAGA, translated from the coding sequence ATGGACGAGACCCTCTACACCCTGGTCCGGCAGGCCGGCGACAGCTGGCTGGCGCATGCCGAGGACGGCCACCCGGTCCTGCTGCTGCGCGATCCCGGCCTGCCCGACGATTTCCCCCTCCATCCCGGCGGCCACGCCGTGCTCGCCCCGCTCGAAGGCCGCGCCGAGATCGACGGCGAGCGCTGGCTCGCCTACGGCTGGGGTGCCGGCGCCTCGCTGGCCGAACGGCTGGCGGCCGGCGCGCTGCCGCGGCTCCAGGCGGCGCGGCTGGCGCTGCGCCTGCTCGACGGCCTGGCGCATGCGCGGCTGGTCGGCTGGCGCATCGGCCTCATTGCGGCCGAGCGCGTGCTGCTCGGCGCCGATGGTCAACCGCTGCTGGCTGCCCGGTTGCCCGACGACGCGGTGGGCGAGGACCCGGTGCGCGGCATCGGCGAGCTGCTCTACCAGATGCTGACGGCGCGGCTGCCGCTGGCCAACGAGCGCGGCGAGGTCGCGCTGCCGTCCGCCTTCGCCGACGGCCTCGATCCGCGGCTCGAAGGCATCGTGCTCGGCGCGCTCGGCGAGGCCGGCTTTCCGCGCTACGGCCATCCGCTCGATTTGCGCGCCGCGCTGGCCGACTACCTGGCCGAGATGGAGGCGCTGAGCACCGCGGCGCAGCAGGATGACAGCCCGGCCGGCTTGCTGCTGGGCCGCATGGGCAAGACCGACGACTTCCCGGCGCTGTCGCGCGCGGTCGGAGCCATCAGCCGGGTCGCTGCGGCCGACAGCGAGAAGCTGCAGGCGCTGGCGACGGTGATCCTGCGCGACTTCTCGCTCACCAACAAAGTGCTCCGGCTGGCCAATTCGGCCAGCTACGGCCAGTTCGGCGGCACCATCAGCACCATCTCGCGCGCGGTCATGGTGCTCGGCTTCGACACCATCAAGGCGCTGACGCTGACCCTGGTGCTGATCGAGCGGCTGAGCGACCACGCGCTCGCCGACGAGCTCAAGGACGAGGTCGCGCGCGCCTTCTTCGCCAGCGTGATCGCGCGCCAGCTGGCCGAGCGCACCGGCTACCGCGACCTCGAGGAGGCGAGGGTGGCCGGCATGTTCCACCGGCTCGGCCGCTTGCTGGCGCTGTACTACTTCCACGACGAGAGCCGCGAGATCGCCCGCCTGATCGAGGCCGGCGAGACCGAGGAGCGCGCTATCCGCAGCCAGCTCGGCGCCAGTTACGAGGAGCTCGGCATGGCGGTCGCGCGCAGCTGGCACCTGCCCGACAAGCTGGTCGGCAGCATGGCGCTGGAGGACGCCAAGCCGCGCTCGCCGCGCCACGACGGCGACTGGCTGCGGCTCTATGCCAACGCCGGCAGCGCGCTGATGCGGGCGATGCTGGCCGAGGACGAGGGCCAGCGCTTCGCCAGCTTCCTGCGCGTGCGCGACGGCCATGCCGTGGCGATGCGGCTGACCGAGCGCGACCTGCGGTTGGCGGTCGACGAGGCGGCACGCGAGACGCTGCGCGAGGCGGCCATCTTCGGCCTGGAAACCCAGTCCGAGGGCACCCTGGCGCGGCTGCGCAAGCTCGGCGGGCTGCCGCGCGGCGGCATGGCGGCGGCCGAGTCCGGGCTGGAGGAGCCGGCACCGGCCGAGGAAGAGGCGGCGCCGGCGGTCGACCGGCCCGAAGTTGTCGAGGTGCTGGCCAGCTGCGTGCAGGACGTCACCGAGACCCTGGTCGGCGATTTCCGTCTCAACGACCTGCTGCGCATGATCCTGGAGACGCTCTACCGCAGCCTCGGCGTGCGCCGGGTGCTGCTGGCGACGCGCAGCGTGCAGCGCAACGCGGTGGTCGGCCGCTTCGGCTTCGGCGACGACATCGAATCGTTTCTCGAACGCTTCCAGCTGCCGCTCGACGACAGCGGCGACCTGTTCCGCACCGCGCTGAGTCGCAATCGCGACGAGCTGGTCGACGACATCGACCACCCGGCGGTGCGCGAGCGCATCCCGGCCTGGTTCCGCCAGCTCGGCGCCGGCCGCAGCTTCCTCCTGCTGCCGGTGGTCATCGACCGCAAGGTGGTCGGCCTGTTCTACGCCGACCAGGACGCGCCGGGCAGCCTGCGGCTCGGTCCCAAGGAACTGGGCCTGTGCAAGGCGCTGCGCAACCAGGCCGTGCTGGCGATCCGCCACAAGACGCCGCCCGTCGCCGGAGCCTGA
- the scpB gene encoding SMC-Scp complex subunit ScpB codes for MASALHDRQHIQTVIETALLVAQQPLGLHDLKKLFAEELKAEFLHEVLEAIQQAWSGRGVELVRLAGGWRFRARLEYQPYLDRLDPARPPRYSRAVMETLAIIAYKGPLTRGEIEEIRGVAVSSNIVKTLEERGWIEVVGHRETPGRPGLYATTRGFLDDLGLKSRSELPPLAELGGLTVPEAAD; via the coding sequence ATGGCGTCCGCGCTGCACGACCGCCAGCACATCCAGACCGTCATCGAGACCGCGCTGCTGGTCGCCCAGCAGCCGCTGGGCCTGCACGACCTGAAGAAGCTGTTCGCCGAAGAGCTCAAGGCCGAATTCCTGCACGAGGTGCTGGAGGCGATCCAGCAGGCCTGGAGCGGGCGCGGCGTCGAGCTGGTGCGGCTGGCCGGCGGCTGGCGTTTCCGCGCCCGGCTCGAATACCAGCCCTACCTCGACCGGCTCGACCCGGCCCGGCCGCCGCGCTACTCGCGCGCAGTGATGGAGACGCTGGCCATCATCGCCTACAAGGGCCCGCTGACGCGCGGCGAGATCGAGGAAATCCGCGGCGTCGCGGTGTCGAGCAATATCGTCAAGACGCTGGAGGAGCGCGGCTGGATCGAGGTGGTCGGCCACCGCGAGACGCCGGGTCGGCCCGGTCTCTATGCCACCACCCGCGGCTTTCTCGACGACCTCGGCCTCAAGAGCCGCAGCGAATTGCCGCCGCTGGCCGAACTGGGCGGCCTCACGGTGCCGGAAGCCGCGGACTGA
- a CDS encoding segregation and condensation protein A gives MSGLAEPLTAPLPDAAAVPAEPGPAAPIALLFGQPVTELPADLYIPPEALRVLLERFEGPLDLLLYLIRKQNLDILDIPMAVVTAQYMDYVDAMRTGRLELAAEYLLMAAMLIEIKSRMLLPRPAAVEGGEADPRAELVRRLLEYEQMKLAAFELDQLPQAGRDFAWVAAAFDRELVERLPEVSPVDLKHAWLALLARARHNKHHTVKPDELSVREQMGEILKQLAGGRYLEFTALFDTARGIPMLVVSFIAVLELTKEGLIAVSQAEPYAPIYVRLAGLEPAVLEAAEAA, from the coding sequence ATGAGCGGGCTGGCCGAGCCGCTGACCGCGCCGCTGCCCGACGCGGCCGCCGTGCCGGCGGAGCCCGGGCCGGCCGCGCCGATCGCGCTGCTGTTCGGCCAGCCGGTCACCGAGCTGCCGGCCGACCTCTACATCCCGCCCGAGGCGCTGCGCGTGCTGCTGGAGCGCTTCGAGGGGCCGCTCGACCTGTTGCTCTACCTGATCCGCAAGCAGAACCTCGACATCCTCGACATCCCGATGGCGGTGGTCACCGCCCAGTACATGGACTACGTCGACGCGATGCGCACCGGCCGGCTCGAGCTGGCGGCCGAATACCTGCTCATGGCGGCCATGCTGATCGAGATCAAGTCGCGCATGCTGCTGCCGCGGCCGGCCGCGGTCGAGGGCGGCGAGGCCGATCCGCGCGCCGAGCTGGTGCGCCGCCTGCTCGAATACGAACAGATGAAGCTGGCCGCCTTCGAGCTCGACCAGCTGCCGCAGGCCGGCCGCGATTTCGCCTGGGTCGCCGCCGCCTTCGACCGCGAGCTGGTCGAGCGGCTGCCCGAAGTCAGCCCGGTCGATCTGAAGCACGCCTGGCTGGCGCTGCTGGCGCGCGCGCGCCACAACAAGCACCACACGGTGAAGCCGGACGAGCTGAGCGTGCGCGAGCAGATGGGCGAGATCCTCAAGCAGCTGGCCGGCGGCCGCTACCTCGAATTCACCGCGCTGTTCGACACCGCGCGCGGCATCCCCATGCTGGTGGTCAGCTTCATCGCAGTGCTCGAGCTGACCAAGGAAGGCCTGATCGCAGTGAGCCAGGCCGAGCCCTATGCGCCGATCTACGTGCGGCTGGCCGGCCTCGAGCCGGCCGTGCTCGAAGCGGCGGAGGCAGCCTGA
- a CDS encoding hemolysin family protein has protein sequence MSEIALVTARRARLQVLAESGDSAARAAIQLGENPTRFLSTVQIGITSIGVLNGIVGESALAGPFGIWLQGFGMPVRTAEILALVLVVVCITFVSIILGELVPKRLGQMNPELIARLVARPMQWLATVTKPFVRLLSASTDLVLRTLGVNADNASQVTQEEIHALLAEGSESGAIEQHEHEMVRNVFRLDDRQIGSLMRPRSEIAYLDVEDGRAENLAKIADTDHSRYPVCKGGLDEVLGIATAKQILGQTLRGEALDFAAHLQPVTYVPETLTGMELLENFRSSAVQMALVIDEYGEIQGLITLQDLLEAITGEFKPQDIEDAWAVQREDGSWLLDGLIPVPELKDRLELKQVPEEDKGRYNTLAGMIMLLLGRLPQTADTLEWGGWLFEVVDMDGKRIDKVLARLDPDAAVEGDSDGEDG, from the coding sequence ATGTCCGAGATCGCGCTCGTCACCGCCCGCCGCGCCCGCCTGCAAGTGCTGGCCGAGTCGGGCGACAGCGCTGCCCGCGCCGCCATCCAGCTCGGCGAGAATCCCACCCGCTTCCTCTCCACCGTCCAGATCGGCATCACCTCGATCGGCGTGCTCAACGGTATCGTCGGCGAATCGGCGCTGGCCGGCCCGTTCGGCATCTGGCTGCAGGGCTTCGGCATGCCGGTGCGCACCGCCGAGATCCTGGCGCTGGTGCTGGTGGTGGTGTGCATCACCTTCGTCTCCATCATCCTCGGCGAACTGGTGCCCAAGCGGCTGGGCCAGATGAACCCCGAGCTGATCGCCCGCCTGGTCGCGCGGCCGATGCAATGGCTGGCCACCGTCACCAAGCCCTTCGTGCGGCTGCTGTCGGCCTCGACCGACCTGGTGCTGCGCACGCTCGGCGTGAACGCCGACAACGCCAGCCAGGTGACCCAGGAAGAAATCCACGCGCTGCTGGCCGAGGGCTCCGAATCGGGCGCCATCGAGCAGCACGAGCACGAGATGGTGCGCAACGTGTTCCGGCTCGACGACCGCCAGATCGGCTCGCTGATGCGGCCGCGCTCGGAAATCGCCTATCTCGACGTCGAGGACGGCCGCGCCGAGAACCTGGCCAAGATCGCCGACACCGACCACTCGCGCTACCCGGTCTGCAAGGGCGGGCTCGACGAGGTGCTCGGCATCGCCACCGCCAAGCAGATCCTCGGCCAGACGCTGCGCGGCGAGGCGCTGGACTTCGCCGCCCACCTGCAGCCGGTGACCTATGTGCCGGAGACGCTGACCGGCATGGAGCTGCTGGAGAATTTCCGCTCCTCGGCCGTGCAGATGGCGCTGGTGATCGACGAATACGGCGAGATCCAGGGCCTGATCACGCTGCAGGACCTGCTCGAGGCGATCACCGGCGAATTCAAGCCGCAGGACATCGAAGACGCCTGGGCGGTGCAGCGCGAGGACGGCAGCTGGCTGCTCGACGGCCTGATCCCGGTGCCCGAGCTGAAGGACCGGCTCGAGCTCAAGCAGGTGCCCGAAGAGGACAAGGGCCGCTACAACACGCTGGCCGGCATGATCATGCTGCTGCTGGGCCGGCTGCCGCAGACCGCCGACACGCTCGAATGGGGCGGCTGGCTGTTCGAGGTGGTCGACATGGACGGCAAGCGCATCGACAAGGTGCTGGCGCGGCTCGATCCCGATGCCGCGGTCGAGGGCGACAGCGACGGCGAGGACGGATGA
- a CDS encoding MarC family protein: MADDLIEFIKSILLVLTALLPIINPPGIAPIFLTYTQGATEQERKVIAKRIAINGLFLLLGAMFVGTWLLKFFGISLAVVKVGGGLVVATAGWRLLDAEDHHEDENVRRPAGAAIIRRAFFPLTFPFTIGPGSISVAITLGAALRSRGGIDALNLAGGVIGMLLLCAIVYYSYRFADRLLKRLGETGITVFLRLSAFILLCIGVQIFWNGASELLHGLINGA; encoded by the coding sequence ATGGCCGACGACCTGATCGAATTCATCAAGAGCATCCTGCTGGTGCTCACCGCGCTGCTGCCCATCATCAATCCGCCCGGCATCGCGCCGATCTTCCTCACCTATACCCAGGGCGCCACCGAGCAGGAACGCAAGGTGATCGCCAAGCGCATCGCCATCAACGGGCTGTTCCTGCTGCTCGGCGCGATGTTCGTCGGCACCTGGCTGCTCAAGTTCTTCGGCATCTCGCTGGCGGTGGTCAAGGTCGGCGGCGGCCTGGTGGTGGCCACCGCCGGCTGGCGCCTGCTCGACGCGGAGGATCACCACGAGGACGAGAACGTGCGCCGGCCGGCCGGCGCCGCCATCATCCGGCGCGCCTTCTTCCCGCTGACCTTCCCGTTCACCATCGGGCCGGGCTCGATCTCGGTGGCGATCACGCTCGGCGCCGCGCTGCGCTCGCGCGGCGGCATCGACGCGCTGAACCTCGCCGGCGGCGTGATCGGCATGCTGCTGCTGTGCGCCATCGTCTACTACAGCTACCGCTTCGCCGACCGCCTGCTCAAGCGGCTGGGCGAGACCGGCATCACGGTGTTCCTGCGGCTGTCGGCCTTCATCCTGTTGTGCATCGGCGTGCAGATCTTCTGGAACGGCGCCTCCGAATTGCTGCACGGCTTGATCAACGGGGCCTAG
- a CDS encoding ATP-binding protein has product MSAPAGSLRRRLILLLLGVLAPVWLALAGATYWFMLHEVDELFDHQLEQVAATLLALDTSKVHEAVDAPGLNAFDDDDAFAAWIWSSDGRLLFHSEIAPPLRFEAQPARLQTVEARGERWRLLRVQEPGSGRWLGVARPWHERDELAAGLAAGLLGPWLLSLLLMVGLLWLAVGGGLAPLKELSRQIAGRRHDDLSAVAVAAAPREVEPLVQEINLLLRRVEVALDNERRFTADASHELRTPLAAIRAQVEVAAAEPDDEARRHALRQAVRGLDRAQRLTGQLLTLARLDHLEAVPEAGACGLLGLAREVLADAAAQALAHGVELALDGEELVLHAAPGLLRLALRNLVDNAVAHTPAGGTVTVRLAREDGGAMLTVQDEGGGVTDAVLERLGERFYRGESARPGSGLGLSIVRRVAALHGGRLAFSRESGGLCAALWLPVR; this is encoded by the coding sequence ATGAGCGCGCCGGCGGGCTCGCTGCGGCGCCGCCTGATCCTGCTGCTGCTCGGCGTGCTGGCGCCGGTCTGGCTGGCGCTGGCCGGCGCGACCTACTGGTTCATGCTGCACGAGGTCGACGAACTGTTCGACCACCAGCTCGAGCAGGTGGCCGCCACCCTGCTCGCGCTCGACACCAGCAAGGTGCACGAGGCGGTCGACGCGCCGGGGTTGAATGCCTTCGACGACGACGACGCCTTCGCCGCATGGATCTGGAGCAGCGACGGCCGCTTGCTGTTCCACAGCGAGATCGCCCCGCCGCTGCGCTTCGAGGCGCAGCCGGCGCGGCTGCAGACCGTCGAGGCCCGCGGCGAGCGCTGGCGCCTGCTGCGCGTGCAGGAGCCGGGCAGCGGCCGCTGGCTCGGCGTGGCGCGGCCCTGGCACGAGCGCGACGAACTGGCGGCCGGCCTCGCCGCCGGGCTGCTCGGGCCCTGGCTGCTGTCGCTGCTGTTGATGGTCGGCCTGCTCTGGCTGGCGGTCGGCGGCGGCCTGGCGCCGCTCAAGGAGCTGTCGCGCCAGATCGCCGGCCGCCGCCACGACGACCTGTCGGCGGTCGCTGTCGCCGCCGCGCCGCGTGAGGTCGAGCCGCTGGTGCAGGAGATCAACCTGCTGCTGCGGCGGGTCGAGGTGGCGCTCGACAACGAGCGGCGCTTCACCGCCGATGCCTCGCACGAGCTGCGCACGCCGCTGGCCGCCATCCGCGCCCAGGTCGAGGTGGCCGCCGCCGAGCCCGACGACGAGGCGCGCCGGCATGCGCTGCGCCAGGCGGTGCGTGGCCTCGACCGCGCCCAGCGGCTGACCGGCCAACTGCTGACGCTGGCGCGGCTCGACCACCTCGAGGCGGTACCCGAGGCCGGCGCCTGCGGCCTGCTGGGCCTGGCGCGCGAAGTGCTGGCCGACGCTGCGGCGCAGGCGCTGGCGCATGGCGTCGAGCTGGCGCTCGACGGCGAGGAGCTGGTGCTGCATGCGGCGCCGGGCCTGCTGCGGCTGGCGTTGCGCAACCTGGTCGACAACGCCGTGGCGCATACGCCGGCCGGCGGCACGGTCACCGTGCGGCTGGCGCGCGAGGATGGCGGTGCGATGCTGACGGTGCAGGACGAGGGCGGCGGCGTGACCGACGCGGTGCTCGAGCGGCTCGGCGAGCGCTTCTATCGCGGCGAGAGTGCGCGGCCGGGCAGCGGGCTGGGCCTGTCGATCGTGCGCCGCGTCGCGGCCTTGCACGGCGGTCGGCTGGCCTTCAGCCGCGAGAGCGGCGGCCTGTGCGCCGCCTTATGGTTGCCGGTTCGTTGA